In one Bifidobacteriaceae bacterium genomic region, the following are encoded:
- a CDS encoding response regulator transcription factor, whose translation MRRGKILLVEDNLEIQRANARLLQLSGYAVATAFDLAGARAAVASAAPDLVVLDILLPDGSGVAFCEEIRRVTDVPVLFLSALGETGDVVEGLRAGGDDYLPKPYHYDELTARIEALLRRARPVWAPTVRVGLIEVDLVSRRASANGRDLLLAPKEFALLEILARRAGQYVSGAELYERAWGMDPADDVRTVWDHMSRLRRKIGANAGVRFENARGKGYRITAQPGQ comes from the coding sequence ATGCGGCGCGGGAAGATCTTGCTCGTCGAGGACAACCTGGAGATCCAGCGGGCGAACGCGCGCCTGCTGCAGCTGAGCGGCTACGCGGTGGCGACGGCGTTCGACTTGGCCGGGGCGAGGGCCGCGGTCGCCAGCGCGGCCCCCGACCTGGTGGTGCTGGACATCCTGCTGCCGGACGGCAGCGGCGTCGCCTTTTGCGAGGAGATCCGGCGGGTGACCGACGTGCCGGTCTTGTTCTTGAGCGCTTTGGGGGAAACCGGCGACGTTGTGGAGGGGCTCCGCGCCGGCGGCGACGACTACCTGCCCAAGCCCTACCACTACGACGAGTTGACGGCCCGGATCGAGGCGTTGCTGCGGCGCGCCCGCCCAGTGTGGGCCCCGACCGTCAGAGTGGGTTTGATCGAAGTCGACCTGGTCTCGCGCCGCGCCTCGGCGAACGGCCGGGACTTGCTCCTCGCCCCCAAAGAGTTCGCCTTGCTGGAGATACTGGCCCGGCGGGCGGGCCAATACGTCTCCGGCGCGGAGTTGTATGAGCGCGCCTGGGGCATGGACCCCGCCGACGACGTCCGCACGGTCTGGGACCACATGTCGAGGCTGCGGCGCAAAATCGGGGCGAACGCGGGCGTGCGCTTCGAAAACGCCCGCGGCAAGGGCTACCGAATAACCGCCCAGCCCGGCCAATAA
- a CDS encoding fibronectin type III domain-containing protein, with protein MNTIPLRASRWAACLAVAVAATGGVIATTVAPAPTALAGTQPAGSVNASLNALSALGFSTDPEDLAGYDSNRGAYQNNPFGSREGTFGTNYDERLTITQNGSEMSVGLSDFAQRDTKWLTESANGFFSSDEQVISSVTTSFLPYQAEASELTRPQQAVAVVYAAVVGGNTEVRLRVLDFTDSATAPKTAALNASFPLGPGVLARVNGVPRSDLVLNMLAVQTTDFTGDGLADLLVNLPAVDAAGNLVSPVGRLVVLERAPGTYVDREDAWTVHDAPNEGFTPDELEVVDYTGSLDGVEDGTAAPNMVSLTTGDVNGDGADDVLAAFSYFETIDGQGYTESHATGDRKRLYARASLSYQLVGLAGRTASGAGPVPSVFIDQTPATQQPKRPGVLVTRNFGSIDLDTSGSAASDVQVIVAGTGELQAVGNTEWVASTTQVGIFAYHALDATTGELKPLPHQRLGGSIPGAELNYDLYTAQFRRGAFLRAIADDPDAPGWFEFVEYTSEKSVVDSAREHSTYFGRENLPTAIAEMELDNQEPARGQDGYSGYQGGIGLFTDGSITPIGRRQQTITRDGGTPDDPSDDTTEQFWYLHVGGDQVQNNAFYQSPVGLLYYCGDYSDNRAGSGLGTKDWYIDTVERCVYAYAKMEFGGGSLTSNANTDLYSASSAYWDNTYADKWTRSVYTAGNQEYGGQHRTDFIHGVQSGAVEGSDESIKWYPFGHIRDADKWWYCEQELFSWEDIRGTGGCFFTRAAALKEQVQYLLTPATPTATDLSPDATAAKLVFLDGIADFDDGQGSNYLGEDHRFRDEGKQQRYLNYIADREDECQRFSQCMQTLVLGAKTENLNTPQGKDLVSVLFPADIDAVTYYYKYYQVEYSEPSVIALLAAPPRFKDLEALDDGDAFSDSSTSFSLSTGSSQETTSTGTLTAGIFAEYDHSISVFGIKLATFKASVEATYTHEWERAKQTSRTTTTTFSTHRGEDTVALTVIPTDAYYFDVAVPDGKGGVGVASTFAIKAPYAPITTAWEVGYYNEIAERYGLPQIGDDVIKHTVGRPETYAQYADDPSFTEKADFYVTPGYGTASTAQELTFGEESTQGSTNGFNITTSVCAGGGGACVGVTAGGGYTEGRFYTDFTETTFAGEQKSLPRDPSWPAGREPYRLSWRLQAKYIDWPRAVYDQCDSCGEGYMATYPQFPYITYGVKQVRSGPALPDNLRVNGATSRSVTLAWENPVDPANEATHYQVYVDEGYGLQTLESWRVPATETGFAVNGLAPETTYGFALVAENENALSPFDRSVMSTSVSARTKVFGTSSPVVHMDTPLVVVPIGASARLGVSVEPVGADLNAVSYQWERASDQGWVTLTGATQATHRLDPVGAGDFGMYRCVVTERISGKPVMVYSATAEIRQGKARAPLGLRAEAADGAKRVDLNHYITLRADLADIMPALPPTGLIKVHVTGPEDFLEELSFRITATQGELVAGAESRWGARRWNADSGTAYLPVGDYQAWASYEGDTSYQAATSPTAQFTVYDSDAEPPTAIHTVEARAEAGGSINPAGETPVTDGNSLTVTAVPAEGYVFTGFTVDSASAPVTGSDSYTFTAVGADHQIEAHFLEALDTADQVVAFDGNPHHYQVRLADPSSGLAPASFALSYELVGEPVAVPTAVGTYTVHLTRPADSVASAIDVTLPTGLTIVGAVPAAPGTPTIAESGDQGDTITVTWAPSAHDGGLGLSYYQVTLVGADGTEISQVVNPGATTAVFNQLAPGAYTATVEATNAMGSSSASEPSELLGIGQATVQRLVVSVQATALAKGEPVVATVEGFDQYGNSLGDLTHEAVLTTETRAVFVEGTSTLSRFVYTIWATYQVPGTYTVLTSAPVEVEVFDPASLVVAVSGTARVGETLLAHSLIDWPLELQWVRDGVDIPGATDTSYKLTAADAGTAIAVRATADYGSGELVKTSEPLVIGRASPTLTAALVKQSVTTEECAQVVVQVAAEGVEDIDGELTVTVGDVTATGQVSNSEGTVTLPLLPAGTYEVKITYGGSTAVEPAFTVIRSLTVTQAPGTDPPSTDPPGTDPPGTDPPGTDPPGTDPPGTDPSNTDPPGTEPSNTDPPGTDPPGSNPPGTDPPGANPPGSRALPVTGSGSLIPLAGAAGGLLVAGWLLMAAARRRRRMA; from the coding sequence ATGAACACCATCCCCCTCAGGGCGTCCCGCTGGGCCGCCTGTCTAGCGGTGGCTGTGGCCGCGACCGGCGGCGTAATCGCCACCACCGTGGCGCCGGCCCCGACAGCGCTCGCGGGCACGCAGCCTGCCGGCAGTGTCAATGCCAGCCTCAACGCGCTTAGCGCGTTGGGCTTCTCAACTGACCCGGAGGATCTGGCCGGCTATGACAGCAACCGTGGCGCCTACCAGAACAACCCCTTCGGCTCGCGCGAGGGCACGTTCGGCACCAACTACGACGAGCGGCTGACCATCACGCAGAACGGGTCCGAGATGTCCGTTGGGCTGAGCGACTTCGCCCAGCGGGACACAAAGTGGCTGACGGAATCCGCCAACGGCTTTTTCAGCTCAGATGAGCAGGTGATCTCCTCGGTGACGACATCGTTCCTGCCGTACCAGGCCGAGGCTTCGGAGCTGACCCGGCCCCAGCAGGCGGTCGCGGTGGTGTACGCCGCCGTGGTAGGGGGGAACACCGAGGTCCGTTTGCGGGTGCTGGACTTCACGGACAGCGCCACCGCCCCCAAGACGGCGGCGCTCAACGCCAGCTTCCCCTTGGGGCCGGGGGTTCTGGCCCGGGTGAACGGTGTGCCGCGATCAGATCTGGTGTTGAACATGCTGGCCGTGCAGACCACCGATTTCACCGGCGACGGCCTGGCTGACTTGCTGGTCAACCTTCCGGCGGTGGACGCCGCCGGCAACTTGGTCTCCCCGGTGGGCCGACTGGTGGTGTTGGAGCGCGCCCCCGGCACCTATGTCGACCGGGAGGATGCCTGGACCGTCCACGACGCGCCGAATGAGGGCTTCACGCCGGATGAGTTGGAGGTCGTCGACTACACGGGGTCCCTTGACGGGGTAGAGGACGGCACCGCCGCGCCGAACATGGTCTCGCTGACCACCGGCGACGTGAACGGCGACGGCGCCGATGACGTGCTGGCGGCCTTCTCCTATTTCGAGACGATCGACGGCCAGGGCTACACCGAGTCCCATGCCACCGGCGACCGGAAGCGGCTCTACGCGCGCGCCTCGCTGAGCTATCAGCTAGTTGGGTTGGCCGGACGCACGGCCAGCGGCGCCGGGCCTGTTCCCTCGGTGTTCATAGACCAGACTCCCGCCACGCAGCAGCCCAAGCGCCCAGGTGTGTTGGTGACGCGGAACTTCGGGTCGATCGACCTCGACACGTCCGGCTCCGCCGCCAGCGATGTGCAGGTCATAGTGGCCGGCACGGGCGAGCTCCAAGCCGTCGGAAACACCGAGTGGGTCGCCTCTACCACGCAGGTGGGCATCTTCGCCTACCACGCCTTGGACGCGACCACCGGCGAACTCAAACCGCTTCCCCACCAGCGCCTTGGCGGGTCCATCCCTGGAGCGGAACTCAACTACGACCTGTACACCGCTCAGTTCCGACGAGGCGCCTTCCTGCGGGCGATCGCTGATGACCCGGATGCTCCCGGCTGGTTCGAGTTTGTCGAATACACCAGCGAGAAATCGGTCGTGGATAGCGCCCGTGAGCACAGCACCTATTTCGGCAGGGAGAACCTGCCGACGGCCATCGCCGAGATGGAGTTGGACAACCAGGAGCCGGCCAGGGGCCAAGACGGCTACAGCGGCTACCAAGGCGGCATTGGGCTGTTCACAGACGGTTCGATCACCCCGATCGGCCGCCGCCAGCAGACAATCACCCGCGATGGAGGCACACCGGATGACCCATCGGATGACACCACCGAGCAATTCTGGTACTTGCACGTCGGAGGAGATCAAGTCCAGAATAACGCGTTTTACCAATCGCCGGTGGGTTTGCTGTACTACTGTGGGGACTACTCCGACAACCGGGCCGGCAGCGGGCTCGGCACCAAGGACTGGTACATCGACACGGTCGAACGGTGCGTCTACGCGTACGCGAAGATGGAATTCGGCGGTGGGTCGTTGACCTCAAATGCCAATACAGACCTGTACAGTGCTTCGAGCGCCTACTGGGACAACACCTACGCTGATAAGTGGACCCGCTCGGTTTACACCGCCGGGAACCAGGAATACGGCGGGCAGCATCGCACCGACTTCATCCACGGCGTGCAGTCCGGGGCGGTCGAGGGCAGCGATGAATCGATCAAGTGGTATCCCTTCGGTCACATCCGAGACGCGGACAAGTGGTGGTACTGCGAGCAAGAGCTTTTCAGCTGGGAGGATATCCGTGGCACGGGCGGCTGCTTCTTCACCAGGGCCGCCGCGCTGAAGGAACAGGTGCAGTATTTGCTGACACCGGCGACGCCGACCGCGACAGACTTGAGCCCGGACGCGACCGCCGCCAAGCTGGTCTTCCTGGACGGAATCGCGGACTTTGACGACGGCCAAGGTTCCAACTATCTCGGAGAGGACCATCGGTTCCGGGACGAGGGCAAGCAACAGAGGTACCTCAACTACATCGCCGACCGGGAGGATGAGTGCCAGCGTTTCAGCCAGTGCATGCAGACCCTGGTGCTGGGGGCGAAGACCGAGAATCTGAACACGCCCCAGGGTAAAGACCTGGTGTCGGTGCTGTTCCCGGCGGATATCGACGCCGTCACCTACTACTACAAGTACTACCAGGTGGAGTACTCCGAGCCTTCGGTGATCGCGCTGCTGGCCGCGCCGCCACGGTTCAAAGATTTGGAGGCCTTGGATGACGGCGACGCCTTCTCAGACTCCTCGACCAGTTTCTCGCTGAGCACCGGAAGTTCGCAGGAGACCACTTCCACCGGCACCCTCACCGCTGGAATCTTCGCGGAGTACGACCATAGCATTTCGGTCTTCGGCATTAAACTGGCCACATTCAAGGCTTCGGTGGAGGCCACTTACACACACGAATGGGAGCGGGCCAAGCAGACGTCCCGGACCACAACCACCACGTTCTCCACCCACCGGGGCGAGGACACCGTGGCCCTGACGGTCATCCCCACCGACGCCTACTACTTCGACGTGGCCGTACCGGACGGCAAGGGCGGGGTCGGCGTGGCCAGTACCTTTGCCATCAAGGCGCCGTACGCGCCCATCACCACCGCCTGGGAAGTGGGGTATTACAACGAGATCGCGGAACGCTACGGCTTGCCTCAGATTGGCGACGACGTGATCAAACACACGGTGGGGCGCCCGGAAACCTATGCGCAGTACGCGGACGACCCAAGTTTCACCGAGAAGGCCGACTTCTACGTCACCCCCGGCTACGGCACCGCTTCAACGGCGCAGGAGTTGACGTTCGGCGAAGAGAGCACCCAGGGGTCCACCAACGGTTTCAACATCACCACCTCGGTCTGCGCCGGCGGTGGCGGTGCCTGCGTGGGCGTGACTGCCGGCGGAGGCTACACTGAAGGGCGCTTCTACACCGATTTCACTGAGACCACCTTCGCCGGGGAACAGAAGTCCCTGCCGCGCGACCCATCTTGGCCAGCCGGTAGAGAACCCTACAGGTTGTCCTGGCGGCTGCAGGCCAAGTACATCGACTGGCCCAGGGCGGTCTACGACCAGTGCGACTCCTGCGGCGAGGGCTATATGGCCACCTACCCCCAATTCCCGTACATCACCTACGGGGTCAAACAGGTCCGATCTGGCCCCGCCCTGCCGGACAACCTGCGGGTCAACGGGGCGACCAGCCGCTCGGTCACGTTGGCCTGGGAAAACCCGGTCGACCCGGCGAATGAGGCGACCCACTACCAGGTCTATGTCGACGAGGGCTACGGCCTGCAGACCTTGGAGAGTTGGCGCGTCCCCGCGACCGAGACCGGTTTCGCGGTCAACGGCCTAGCGCCGGAGACCACGTACGGCTTCGCCTTGGTGGCGGAGAACGAGAACGCTTTGTCTCCGTTTGATCGGTCTGTCATGTCGACTTCGGTCAGCGCGCGCACCAAGGTGTTCGGCACCAGTTCCCCGGTGGTTCACATGGACACACCCCTGGTGGTGGTGCCAATCGGGGCCTCAGCCCGGCTCGGGGTAAGCGTGGAGCCGGTTGGCGCTGATCTGAACGCCGTCTCCTACCAGTGGGAGCGGGCAAGCGACCAGGGCTGGGTGACACTGACCGGCGCCACCCAGGCGACCCACAGGTTGGACCCGGTGGGGGCGGGAGACTTCGGCATGTACCGCTGCGTGGTGACCGAGCGGATCAGTGGCAAGCCCGTGATGGTCTACTCCGCGACAGCCGAAATCCGGCAGGGCAAGGCCCGCGCCCCGTTGGGTCTGCGGGCCGAGGCCGCCGATGGCGCCAAACGGGTGGACCTCAACCACTACATAACGCTGCGGGCGGACCTGGCGGACATCATGCCCGCGCTGCCGCCCACAGGCCTCATCAAGGTGCACGTCACCGGGCCGGAAGACTTCTTAGAGGAGCTGAGTTTCCGCATCACCGCCACGCAGGGCGAGTTGGTGGCGGGTGCCGAATCCCGGTGGGGGGCGCGCCGGTGGAACGCGGACAGCGGCACGGCTTACCTGCCCGTGGGCGACTACCAGGCGTGGGCGAGCTACGAGGGCGACACGTCCTATCAGGCGGCGACCAGCCCCACGGCCCAGTTCACGGTCTACGACTCCGACGCGGAGCCGCCCACCGCGATCCACACCGTGGAGGCGAGAGCCGAGGCCGGGGGCAGTATCAACCCGGCCGGGGAGACACCGGTGACGGACGGCAATAGCCTGACCGTCACCGCTGTTCCCGCCGAAGGATACGTGTTCACCGGATTCACGGTGGATTCCGCGTCGGCGCCGGTGACGGGTTCGGATTCGTACACGTTCACCGCGGTGGGGGCAGACCACCAGATCGAAGCCCACTTCTTGGAGGCCCTGGACACCGCCGACCAAGTGGTGGCGTTCGACGGCAATCCGCACCACTACCAGGTGCGCCTGGCAGATCCCTCCTCCGGGTTGGCTCCCGCCAGCTTCGCCCTCAGCTACGAGCTGGTCGGCGAGCCAGTCGCGGTGCCCACCGCAGTCGGCACGTACACGGTGCATCTGACCCGGCCGGCCGATTCGGTGGCCTCGGCGATCGACGTCACCCTCCCCACGGGCTTGACCATTGTGGGTGCCGTCCCGGCCGCCCCTGGCACGCCAACCATCGCGGAAAGCGGCGACCAGGGGGACACCATCACGGTCACGTGGGCTCCGTCCGCGCACGATGGCGGCCTGGGACTGTCGTATTACCAGGTCACCTTGGTGGGCGCCGACGGCACCGAGATCAGCCAGGTGGTCAATCCGGGGGCGACGACCGCCGTGTTCAACCAGTTGGCGCCGGGGGCTTACACCGCCACCGTCGAGGCGACCAACGCCATGGGGAGTTCCAGCGCGTCGGAGCCGTCTGAGCTGCTCGGGATTGGCCAAGCGACTGTCCAACGCTTGGTGGTCAGCGTCCAAGCCACGGCGCTGGCCAAAGGCGAGCCGGTGGTCGCCACCGTCGAGGGATTCGACCAATACGGCAACTCTCTGGGCGACCTGACCCACGAGGCGGTCCTGACGACCGAGACTCGGGCGGTGTTCGTTGAGGGCACATCGACGCTCAGCCGGTTCGTGTACACCATCTGGGCCACCTACCAGGTGCCCGGGACTTACACGGTGTTGACCTCCGCGCCGGTCGAGGTCGAGGTCTTCGACCCGGCCTCGCTCGTGGTGGCGGTCTCTGGGACCGCCCGAGTGGGTGAGACGCTCCTGGCCCACAGCCTGATCGATTGGCCGCTGGAGTTGCAGTGGGTGCGCGACGGGGTCGACATCCCCGGCGCGACCGACACGAGCTACAAGCTCACCGCAGCCGATGCGGGCACCGCCATCGCCGTCCGGGCCACCGCCGACTACGGCTCCGGGGAACTCGTCAAGACTTCGGAGCCGCTGGTGATTGGCCGGGCTTCACCGACGCTGACCGCGGCCCTGGTCAAACAGTCCGTCACCACCGAGGAATGCGCCCAGGTTGTGGTCCAAGTGGCAGCCGAAGGCGTGGAGGACATCGACGGAGAGTTGACGGTGACCGTGGGCGATGTGACGGCCACTGGGCAGGTGAGCAACTCCGAGGGCACGGTCACCCTGCCGCTGTTGCCTGCCGGGACGTATGAGGTCAAGATCACCTACGGGGGCTCAACGGCGGTTGAGCCGGCCTTCACGGTGATCCGGAGCCTGACCGTCACCCAGGCCCCCGGCACGGACCCGCCGAGCACGGACCCGCCGGGCACCGACCCGCCGGGCACCGACCCGCCGGGCACCGACCCGCCGGGCACCGACCCGCCGGGCACGGACCCGTCGAACACCGACCCGCCGGGCACGGAGCCGTCGAACACCGACCCGCCGGGCACCGACCCGCCGGGGAGCAACCCGCCAGGCACGGACCCGCCGGGGGCCAACCCGCCGGGGAGCAGGGCACTGCCGGTGACTGGCTCAGGCAGCTTGATCCCGCTGGCCGGCGCCGCCGGGGGCCTGCTGGTGGCTGGCTGGCTGCTGATGGCGGCGGCCCGCCGCCGGCGCCGCATGGCATGA